The window CCGATGAGTGTCCGGGTGGGCCTGGACTCCAGGACGATGCTGGGAATGCCCTGGCGCGCAAGGAGAATCGCGCTCGTCAGGCCGACCGGCCCGGCGCCGACGATGAGGACCGGGTCGCTCACGTCTGCCCCTGCAGGCTCGCCCAGACCTCACGGTCACGCTCGGCGGTCCACACGACCGGCCAGTCGATGCCGTCGAGTTCGTCCCAGTAGCGCTGGACGTCGAAGGGCAGGCAGTGCTCGAAGATCGGCCACCGGCCGTACTCGGGTTCGAGCGCGGCGTGGGTGGCGGTGAACGCCTCGGCGACGGTTCCCTTGCGGCGGTGGACTTCGCCGACGATGCGGCGCAGTTCGTCGAGGAAGTGCCTGCTCTGCGCGATGGCGGCGTCGACAGCGGCCCGCCCTTGGGCGACCTCGCCGCGACCACCGACGACGGTCTCGGCGCCGAAAGCGGCCACAGTGTCCAAAGTGGACGTCGCCCAGTCGTCGTGGAAGGCGTCGCCGGTGTAGAGGGCGGCGTGGGACTCGACCAGGTCGCCCGCGAACAGGATCTTGTGCTTCGGCAGCCAGGCGACGATGTCGCCCGCGGTGTGGCCGCGGCCGCAGTAGGCGAGGACGAGGTCGCCCCGGTCGCCGCCGAGCGGGATGGTCAGCCGGTCGGTGAAGGTGATCGTCGGCCAAGTGAGCCCGGGGATGCTCTCGGGCTCCTCGAACAGCCGCGGCATCCGCCCGAACTCACTGGCCCAG is drawn from Actinokineospora alba and contains these coding sequences:
- a CDS encoding MBL fold metallo-hydrolase translates to MTKAFASSADLRQKVETFTDLADGVYALTAEGDPNVCAVEGEDFLVCFEARATPVAARRWLDQLRERTDKPVRYLVLSHYHAVRTLGASAFDAQEIVAHEVTRKLIAERGEADWASEFGRMPRLFEEPESIPGLTWPTITFTDRLTIPLGGDRGDLVLAYCGRGHTAGDIVAWLPKHKILFAGDLVESHAALYTGDAFHDDWATSTLDTVAAFGAETVVGGRGEVAQGRAAVDAAIAQSRHFLDELRRIVGEVHRRKGTVAEAFTATHAALEPEYGRWPIFEHCLPFDVQRYWDELDGIDWPVVWTAERDREVWASLQGQT